In the Afipia sp. GAS231 genome, GGCGCCCCACGGCGTCGCCAGCCAGAGGCCGACGGCGGCGACGAGTTCGATCACGGCGAAATAGATCGTCGCGGTCTGCCAGGCCATCGACTGGTTTTCGAACGCTTCTTCCTCGCCGCCGATGAAGCCGGTGACCTGCGCCCAATGGTAGAGGCCCTTGATGATCGAGACGATCGCCATCACCCGCAGGAACAGCACCAGCCGGCGGGTCCAGCCATTGTCGTCGGGCTCGATCCGCTCCGACGAAATCGCCGCCACCGACATCGCGTTGTCCCGGTCCCGCGCGTTGTCGCGGGCCTGGTCGCGCAGGGTGTCGCGGGCTGAGGTGTCAGACATCCAGGTTCTCCCGGCGGCGCATCGGCGAGCAGGTGTCGGAATCAGGGCGGATGGGCGGCAGCAATGACCTCATCTGCCGACTCTTGGCCCGCTTGGGCGGCAAAATCAATTGCTGTTGCGGTGACGGGGCTGCCTCAGGATGCTAGAACTGGAACAATTCGAAACACCCTGCCGGGAGTACCTCAGAGATGGCGATCAAATTCGGGCGTCCGATCGAAATGCGCGACACGCCCCGGCGGCCAACCACCCTCTCCGCTGCCCCTCTCGACCTCGTGACCCGCCCCCGCCGCAACCGCAAGGCCGAGTGGGCCCGCCGGCTGGTGCGCGAAAACGTGCTGACCACGGAT is a window encoding:
- a CDS encoding DUF6163 family protein, translating into MSDTSARDTLRDQARDNARDRDNAMSVAAISSERIEPDDNGWTRRLVLFLRVMAIVSIIKGLYHWAQVTGFIGGEEEAFENQSMAWQTATIYFAVIELVAAVGLWLATPWGAVVWLTTVVSMAVIELMFPGIYGGSLTVVAFEAVMLAAYLALAWMAARERPP